One window of Phycisphaeraceae bacterium genomic DNA carries:
- a CDS encoding PadR family transcriptional regulator yields the protein MLGRSGQRDDMELVVLSLLAEAPKYGYAISKELAAKSDGRVRLTPGVLYPLLKELEASGLIQGTWDEVKSEEEQPGEGRKRKWYRVTAKGKKRMAQRLAAHRAFRSLIDALVGPEAGEVTR from the coding sequence ATGCTCGGACGAAGCGGACAGCGGGACGACATGGAACTGGTGGTGCTCTCGCTTCTGGCCGAGGCGCCGAAGTACGGGTACGCGATCAGCAAGGAACTGGCGGCGAAGTCGGATGGGCGGGTGCGGCTGACGCCGGGCGTGCTGTATCCGCTGCTGAAGGAACTCGAAGCATCGGGATTGATCCAGGGGACGTGGGACGAGGTGAAGTCGGAGGAGGAGCAGCCGGGCGAGGGTCGGAAGCGCAAGTGGTATCGCGTGACGGCAAAGGGAAAGAAGCGGATGGCGCAGCGCCTGGCAGCGCACCGAGCGTTTCGGTCGTTGATCGACGCGCTGGTTGGCCCTGAGGCGGGGGAGGTGACGCGATGA
- a CDS encoding TolC family protein — MTSPKHVGRRLRVCVGAISGAMLLSLSAGCESPLRASSEAELRRSVVEKVQRELAESKANPALRETTRDVGVSRLDLKPETLKTLDEMAGPGAYAGRELPLPDDLTATPARTVTISLEHAIRSAVERNLQVQFARLAPAVSGAQLVTAEAAFDWTFFSNLEYSNVDEPRSRQSTSGILTGVSSEQRQAVSSTTGLRKPLETGGSFQVQQELIYTDNSTPGLRVSPDPASQLAVTVQLDQPLLRNFGSDVALAQVRLSRNAERESVARLKRDLISTVTDTERAYWQVVQAKRDLEILRRLLERGVEVRDQLAQRRTLDATPAQIADATARVERRRADLLRAQTALRRASDRLKLLINDPDLPVGGEVILLPADSALDAPVAYSLADSITTALEKRPEIQQAILSIDDTSIRQRVAEQNRLPQLDMRLQTRFLALEDNAGEAYENLDGSFVDYLVGLFFEQQIGNRAPEAELRRRRIERMQATISYQNTVQQIVLEVKNALDNMTTSYKLIEQTRTSRYAATEVLRALLVEKETIRGYTVERLDLELNRQESLANAEREEVAALIDYNVSLAELAAATGMALERNRIDFKVEDPPMEGWRIPVLVNDPRVPASGQAPATAGP; from the coding sequence ATGACCTCTCCAAAGCACGTCGGGCGTCGTTTGCGGGTATGCGTCGGCGCGATCAGCGGGGCGATGCTCTTGTCATTGTCGGCAGGGTGCGAGTCGCCCCTGCGGGCATCGAGCGAGGCGGAGCTGCGCCGCTCGGTCGTGGAGAAGGTCCAGCGCGAGCTGGCAGAGAGCAAGGCCAACCCGGCACTGCGTGAGACGACCCGCGATGTGGGTGTCTCGCGTCTGGATCTGAAACCCGAGACGCTGAAGACCCTCGATGAGATGGCCGGCCCCGGCGCGTATGCCGGTCGGGAGTTGCCTCTGCCCGATGATCTTACGGCGACGCCGGCACGGACCGTGACGATCTCGCTGGAGCACGCGATCCGTTCGGCGGTGGAGCGGAATCTCCAGGTGCAGTTCGCGCGTCTGGCCCCGGCGGTCAGCGGGGCACAGCTTGTGACCGCCGAAGCGGCGTTCGACTGGACGTTCTTCTCGAACCTTGAGTACAGCAACGTCGATGAACCGAGGTCGAGGCAGTCCACGAGCGGGATTCTGACGGGTGTGAGCTCTGAGCAGAGGCAGGCGGTGTCGAGCACGACGGGGCTTCGCAAGCCGCTGGAGACGGGCGGCTCGTTCCAGGTGCAGCAGGAACTGATCTACACGGACAACTCGACGCCCGGCCTGCGGGTGAGCCCCGATCCCGCATCGCAGCTGGCCGTGACGGTGCAGCTCGACCAGCCGCTGCTCAGGAATTTCGGCTCGGATGTCGCGTTGGCGCAGGTGCGTCTGAGCCGCAACGCCGAACGCGAGTCGGTCGCGAGGTTGAAGCGTGATCTGATCTCCACGGTGACGGACACGGAGCGTGCGTACTGGCAGGTCGTGCAGGCCAAGCGGGATCTAGAGATCCTGCGTCGGCTTCTTGAGCGTGGCGTTGAGGTGCGCGATCAGTTGGCCCAGCGTCGGACGCTGGACGCGACGCCGGCGCAGATCGCCGACGCGACGGCGCGTGTGGAGCGGCGGCGCGCGGACCTGCTCCGCGCCCAGACCGCGCTGCGCCGGGCATCGGATCGGCTGAAGCTGCTCATCAACGACCCCGATCTGCCGGTCGGGGGCGAGGTCATTCTGCTGCCAGCGGATTCCGCTCTGGACGCGCCGGTCGCGTACTCACTGGCGGACTCGATCACGACCGCGCTCGAGAAGAGGCCCGAGATCCAGCAGGCGATCCTGTCGATCGACGACACGTCGATCCGGCAGCGGGTGGCGGAGCAGAACCGGCTTCCGCAACTGGACATGCGCCTGCAGACCCGGTTCCTCGCGCTCGAGGACAACGCGGGCGAGGCGTACGAGAATCTCGACGGCTCGTTCGTGGACTATCTGGTCGGGCTCTTCTTCGAGCAGCAGATCGGCAACCGCGCGCCGGAGGCGGAACTGAGGCGCCGCCGGATCGAGCGGATGCAGGCGACGATCTCGTATCAGAACACGGTTCAGCAGATCGTGCTCGAGGTGAAGAACGCGCTCGACAACATGACGACGAGTTACAAGCTGATCGAGCAGACACGGACGAGCAGGTACGCAGCAACGGAGGTCTTGCGTGCGCTCCTGGTGGAGAAGGAGACGATCCGGGGTTACACCGTGGAGCGCCTGGACCTGGAACTCAACCGGCAGGAGTCGCTGGCGAACGCCGAACGCGAAGAGGTCGCGGCCCTGATCGACTACAACGTCTCGCTGGCGGAACTCGCGGCGGCGACCGGCATGGCCCTGGAGCGTAATCGCATCGACTTCAAGGTTGAGGACCCGCCGATGGAAGGGTGGAGGATCCCCGTGCTGGTGAACGATCCGCGCGTGCCCGCTTCGGGGCAGGCGCCGGCAACGGCGGGACCGTGA
- a CDS encoding NADP-dependent isocitrate dehydrogenase (catalyzes the formation of 2-oxoglutarate from isocitrate), which yields MSSHLSIALAHGDGIGPEIMNATLDLFKAAGILERLAFVPVEMGEGVFAKGNTRGMTDEAIRTTEDCGILFKGPMGTPKGGGGKSINVTARKMWNAHSNFRVFKTLPGVHTVYSKAGIHIDMSVVRENIEDTYGGVEHRLSNDMIQCKRLISAPGCDEVHRFAFQTARKLGVKKVHCGHKANIMKMTDGLFLDRFKQAAKDFPEIETGDVIVDALCMNLVVKPQQYQMIVLPNLQGDIVSDLCAGLVGGLGFAPSANIGNHISIFEAVHGTAPDIAGRGIANPTSLILSGLMMLRHVCMGHEAATIENALLATLESGVHTGDFGDPATPPVGTQQFVDAIKNNLGNKPKTVPAAAVPDASETCFVRAPKPSGPQVIRTFKNLVTQAVGCDIYLDTPLSPISLAEEMQRACADTPFKLTVISNRGTQVWPTGSVYTECVDYYRVRFELKDGVVPGSFGQSRCVALMDKIAESFTICSYELLRTFDGVKGYSLAQGQ from the coding sequence ATGTCCTCCCACCTCTCGATCGCCCTGGCCCACGGTGACGGCATTGGTCCTGAGATCATGAACGCCACGCTGGACCTCTTCAAGGCCGCGGGCATCCTCGAACGCCTCGCCTTCGTCCCAGTCGAGATGGGTGAGGGTGTCTTTGCCAAGGGCAACACGCGAGGCATGACCGATGAGGCCATCCGCACCACCGAAGACTGCGGCATCCTCTTCAAGGGCCCCATGGGCACGCCCAAGGGCGGCGGCGGCAAGTCCATCAACGTCACCGCCCGCAAGATGTGGAACGCCCACTCCAACTTCCGCGTCTTCAAGACCCTCCCCGGCGTCCACACCGTCTACTCAAAGGCCGGCATCCACATCGACATGTCCGTCGTCCGCGAGAACATCGAGGACACCTACGGCGGCGTCGAGCACCGCCTCTCCAACGACATGATCCAGTGCAAGCGCCTCATCTCCGCACCCGGCTGCGATGAGGTCCACCGCTTCGCCTTCCAGACCGCCCGCAAGCTCGGCGTGAAGAAGGTGCACTGCGGCCACAAGGCCAACATCATGAAGATGACCGACGGTCTCTTCCTCGATCGCTTCAAGCAGGCCGCGAAGGACTTCCCCGAGATCGAGACCGGCGACGTGATCGTCGATGCCCTTTGCATGAACCTGGTTGTCAAGCCCCAGCAGTACCAGATGATCGTTCTGCCCAATCTTCAGGGCGACATTGTCTCCGATCTCTGCGCCGGCCTCGTCGGCGGCCTCGGCTTCGCGCCCAGCGCGAACATCGGCAACCACATATCCATCTTTGAAGCCGTGCACGGCACCGCGCCCGACATCGCCGGGCGAGGCATCGCCAACCCCACCTCACTCATCCTCTCCGGCCTGATGATGCTCCGCCACGTCTGCATGGGACACGAGGCCGCGACCATCGAGAACGCGCTGCTCGCGACGCTCGAGTCCGGCGTCCACACCGGCGACTTCGGAGATCCAGCCACCCCGCCGGTCGGCACACAGCAGTTCGTCGATGCGATCAAGAACAACCTCGGCAACAAGCCCAAGACCGTGCCCGCTGCCGCCGTGCCCGACGCCTCAGAAACCTGCTTTGTCCGCGCTCCCAAGCCCAGCGGCCCGCAGGTCATCCGCACCTTCAAGAACCTCGTGACCCAGGCGGTCGGCTGCGACATCTACCTCGACACGCCCCTCAGCCCCATATCACTCGCCGAGGAGATGCAGCGCGCCTGCGCCGACACGCCCTTCAAGCTCACCGTCATCTCCAACCGCGGCACACAGGTCTGGCCCACCGGCTCGGTCTACACCGAGTGCGTCGATTACTACCGCGTCCGCTTCGAGCTCAAGGACGGCGTCGTCCCCGGATCCTTCGGACAGAGCCGCTGCGTCGCGCTGATGGACAAGATCGCCGAGTCCTTCACCATCTGCTCCTACGAACTCCTCCGCACCTTCGACGGCGTCAAGGGGTATTCGCTCGCGCAAGGGCAGTGA
- the nrdR gene encoding transcriptional regulator NrdR, with product MICPYCEVDNDKVIDSRASDGGRVIRRRRECVHCGKRFTTYERVEQTSRLMVIKRDGTHVPFDRQNVMRGIIAACGKRAISEEVKAKIAEEVEEGLVRDFEREVASRVIGERVMRKLLEVDEVAFLRFASEYHQFQSVDDMRKQLDELATMPREVKDQQNLF from the coding sequence GTGATATGCCCATACTGCGAGGTTGATAACGACAAGGTGATCGACAGCCGCGCGAGCGACGGCGGACGGGTGATCCGTCGCCGTCGCGAGTGCGTCCACTGCGGGAAGCGCTTCACGACGTACGAGCGGGTGGAGCAGACCTCGCGGCTGATGGTGATCAAGCGTGACGGGACGCACGTGCCCTTTGACAGGCAGAACGTGATGCGGGGGATCATCGCGGCGTGCGGGAAGCGGGCGATCTCCGAGGAGGTCAAGGCGAAGATCGCCGAAGAGGTGGAGGAAGGGCTGGTCAGGGACTTCGAGCGCGAGGTGGCGTCGCGGGTGATCGGCGAGCGGGTGATGCGGAAGCTGCTGGAGGTGGACGAGGTGGCGTTCCTGCGCTTCGCGAGCGAGTATCACCAGTTCCAGTCGGTGGACGACATGCGAAAGCAACTGGATGAGCTGGCGACGATGCCTCGTGAGGTGAAGGATCAGCAGAATTTGTTTTAG
- the thrS gene encoding threonine--tRNA ligase, translating to MPRITLPDNSVKSFDAPVTARQVAESIGSGLAKAAIGAKIDLNDGQGPQLRDLSTLIDRDASIAIITAPRANQAATPDALFLMRHSAAHVMAEAIQDVLGKDILLAYGPPTDTGFFYDMFIPEGKKLSSDHFDAINNRIAEIIKEDRPFTRYEQPASDALPRLKSEGNKYKVDNAERALGMPSSVYTGPKAAPPLPPSDSSTASLRHSVTPSLSFYATGQPGKNWEDLCRGPHVPSTSRIGAARVMSLASAYWHGDENSDRLIRVYGTAFATQEQLDAYLVQLEEAKKRDHRAIGKALRLFHIDEAVGQGLILWTPKGSIIRKELQTFIAAELKKQGYTEVFTPHIGSLELYKTSGHFPYYKDSQFAPIIERNALDELCSSGCSCAEMLSRVEGVSDRLARGLNERAQKQIIAKDRILPDDQLIEGFMLKPMNCPHHAKIFASAPHSYRDMPVRLAEFGTVYRWEQSGELNGMTRVRGFTQDDAHLFCTEDQIPAEIQGCLSLVKTIFNVLGMKDYRVRVGLRDPDSSKYTGSSESWDKAEKSCIDAAASLGVSFSKEPGEAAFYGPKIDFVVKDVIGREWQLGTVQVDYQMGFRFDLSYIGPDNRQHRPVVIHRAPFGSMERFCGVLIEHFAGAFPTWLSPEQCRVLPISDKSNDYGHKVLSALHTAGVRASIDDANERVQAKIKVAADEKIPYLLIVGPRDAESNSVSIRARGVEKDLGAMPLDTFVSRLKHEIESKGLELGVRP from the coding sequence ATGCCCCGCATCACCCTTCCCGACAACTCCGTCAAGTCCTTCGACGCCCCCGTCACCGCGCGCCAGGTCGCCGAGTCCATCGGCTCCGGCCTCGCCAAGGCGGCCATCGGCGCCAAAATCGATCTCAATGACGGACAGGGCCCGCAGCTCCGCGACCTCTCCACCCTCATCGATCGCGATGCCTCCATCGCCATCATCACCGCGCCCCGCGCCAACCAAGCCGCCACCCCCGACGCGCTCTTCCTCATGCGTCACTCCGCCGCCCACGTCATGGCCGAGGCCATCCAGGACGTTCTCGGCAAAGACATCCTCCTTGCCTACGGCCCACCCACCGACACCGGCTTCTTCTACGACATGTTCATCCCCGAGGGAAAGAAGCTCTCCTCAGATCACTTCGACGCCATCAACAACCGCATCGCCGAGATCATCAAGGAAGACCGCCCCTTCACCCGCTACGAGCAGCCCGCCTCCGATGCCCTCCCGCGCCTGAAGTCTGAGGGGAACAAATACAAGGTCGACAACGCCGAACGCGCACTCGGGATGCCATCCTCTGTCTACACCGGTCCCAAAGCGGCCCCCCCACTCCCCCCCTCCGACTCCTCCACTGCGTCGCTCCGTCACTCCGTCACTCCGTCACTTTCTTTCTACGCCACCGGCCAACCCGGCAAGAACTGGGAAGACCTCTGCCGGGGTCCGCACGTCCCCTCCACCTCCCGCATCGGCGCCGCCCGCGTCATGTCCCTCGCCTCCGCCTACTGGCACGGCGATGAGAACTCCGATCGCCTCATCCGCGTCTACGGCACCGCCTTCGCCACCCAGGAGCAGCTCGACGCCTATCTCGTGCAACTCGAAGAGGCCAAGAAGCGCGACCACCGCGCCATCGGCAAGGCCCTCCGCCTCTTCCACATCGACGAGGCCGTCGGCCAGGGGCTCATCCTCTGGACCCCCAAGGGCTCCATCATCCGCAAGGAACTCCAGACCTTCATCGCCGCCGAGCTCAAGAAGCAGGGCTACACCGAGGTCTTCACCCCGCACATCGGCTCGCTCGAACTCTACAAGACTTCCGGCCATTTCCCCTATTACAAAGACTCGCAGTTCGCCCCCATCATCGAGCGCAACGCCCTCGACGAACTCTGCTCCTCCGGCTGCTCCTGCGCCGAGATGCTGAGCCGCGTCGAAGGCGTCTCCGATCGCCTCGCCCGCGGCCTCAACGAACGCGCCCAGAAACAGATCATCGCCAAAGACCGCATCCTCCCCGATGACCAGCTCATCGAGGGCTTCATGTTGAAGCCCATGAACTGCCCCCACCACGCCAAGATCTTCGCCTCTGCGCCGCACTCCTACCGCGACATGCCCGTGCGGCTGGCCGAGTTCGGCACCGTCTACCGCTGGGAACAGTCCGGCGAACTCAACGGCATGACCCGCGTCCGAGGATTCACCCAGGACGATGCCCACCTCTTCTGCACCGAGGACCAGATCCCCGCCGAGATCCAGGGCTGCCTCTCGCTCGTCAAGACCATCTTCAACGTCCTCGGCATGAAGGACTACCGCGTCCGTGTCGGCCTCCGCGATCCAGACTCCAGCAAGTACACCGGCTCCAGCGAATCGTGGGACAAGGCCGAGAAGTCCTGCATCGACGCCGCGGCATCTCTCGGCGTCTCCTTCTCGAAAGAGCCCGGCGAGGCCGCCTTCTACGGCCCCAAGATCGACTTCGTGGTCAAGGACGTCATCGGCCGCGAGTGGCAGCTCGGCACCGTCCAGGTCGATTACCAGATGGGGTTCCGCTTCGACCTCTCCTACATCGGGCCCGACAACCGCCAGCACCGCCCCGTCGTCATCCACCGCGCCCCCTTCGGCTCCATGGAGCGCTTCTGCGGCGTGCTCATCGAGCACTTCGCGGGCGCGTTCCCCACCTGGCTCAGCCCCGAGCAGTGCCGCGTGCTGCCCATCTCCGACAAGTCCAACGACTACGGCCACAAGGTCCTGAGCGCTCTCCACACCGCCGGCGTCCGCGCATCCATCGACGATGCCAACGAACGCGTGCAGGCCAAGATCAAGGTGGCCGCGGACGAGAAGATCCCGTATCTCCTCATCGTCGGCCCCCGCGATGCCGAGTCCAACTCCGTCTCCATCCGCGCCCGGGGAGTCGAGAAGGACCTCGGCGCGATGCCTCTGGACACCTTCGTCTCACGCCTCAAGCACGAGATCGAGAGCAAGGGACTTGAGCTGGGGGTGAGGCCGTAG
- a CDS encoding FIST C-terminal domain-containing protein yields MRTKHPSILTASGISAEPDPLTAAANACERLLSTPNLPRSQPDLVYLFVSSHHAWSMRTIGAHVQRLLSPTRLVGTTAESVLGSSHELEGAPGIALLAMWLPGVRVSPFLIDDLVLDDEQDIERQRESIRRVIDAGPDLRAIVTILDPYSVPVSRLLPALNDARTDPRAPIIGGMASAPRTPDGGGNVLLIDDRMMDRGGVGVSFSGPLRVDAVVSQGCRPIGPNLVITKARGNLILELGTRPALQVVQELLAELSEEERNALKRGLLMGRVVDEYKERFGVGDYLIRAMVGADKDHSAIAVSETVRVGQTVRLHVRDADTATSDLSMLLDGQKLHGRPAGALVFTCNMRGRRLFPSPAHDVGSLQRAFRATPDGAARAKGGTAIATDTCELPIAGFFASGEIGPVGRDAYFHAHTASIAIFRDP; encoded by the coding sequence GTGCGAACCAAGCATCCATCCATCCTGACGGCAAGCGGCATCTCCGCTGAGCCCGACCCGTTGACCGCCGCAGCGAACGCGTGCGAGCGTCTTCTCTCAACGCCCAATCTCCCTCGCTCACAACCGGACCTGGTCTACCTCTTCGTTTCCTCGCACCACGCCTGGTCCATGCGCACCATCGGTGCCCATGTCCAACGACTTCTCAGCCCGACGCGTCTTGTCGGCACGACCGCCGAATCGGTGCTGGGCTCATCCCACGAGCTCGAGGGCGCGCCCGGTATCGCGCTGCTCGCCATGTGGCTCCCCGGCGTCAGGGTTTCCCCGTTCCTGATCGATGACCTTGTCCTCGACGACGAGCAGGACATCGAACGCCAGCGTGAATCCATCCGTCGCGTCATCGACGCAGGCCCCGACCTCCGCGCGATCGTCACCATCCTCGATCCATACTCCGTCCCCGTGTCCCGCCTCCTTCCCGCTCTGAACGACGCCCGCACCGATCCGCGGGCACCGATCATCGGCGGCATGGCATCCGCTCCCCGCACGCCGGATGGAGGCGGAAACGTCCTCCTCATCGACGACCGCATGATGGACAGAGGGGGCGTCGGCGTCTCGTTCTCCGGCCCACTCCGCGTCGACGCAGTCGTCAGCCAGGGCTGCCGCCCGATCGGCCCGAACCTCGTCATCACCAAGGCCCGGGGCAACCTCATCCTCGAACTCGGAACGCGCCCCGCACTCCAGGTCGTGCAGGAACTCCTCGCCGAACTCAGCGAGGAAGAGCGCAATGCGCTCAAACGCGGCCTGCTCATGGGACGCGTCGTGGATGAGTACAAGGAACGATTCGGGGTGGGTGATTATCTGATCCGCGCCATGGTCGGCGCCGACAAAGACCACAGCGCCATCGCCGTGAGCGAGACCGTCCGCGTAGGCCAGACCGTCCGGCTGCACGTCCGCGACGCCGACACAGCAACCAGCGACCTGTCCATGCTCCTCGACGGACAGAAACTCCACGGCCGACCCGCCGGAGCACTCGTCTTCACGTGCAACATGCGAGGCCGGCGTCTCTTCCCGTCCCCCGCTCACGATGTCGGCTCGCTCCAGCGCGCCTTCCGCGCCACGCCGGACGGTGCGGCACGAGCGAAGGGCGGCACCGCCATCGCCACCGACACGTGCGAACTCCCTATCGCCGGTTTCTTCGCTTCCGGCGAGATCGGCCCCGTCGGGCGCGATGCCTACTTTCACGCCCACACCGCCAGCATCGCGATCTTCCGCGATCCCTGA
- a CDS encoding isoprenylcysteine carboxylmethyltransferase family protein — protein sequence MESTRANPGEAARAFACTYLALEGAGIVAFWAVLWLVPGVRSHFVMAGAPDATFLAFVLADAVFLPVAAWAGAWAIKRGARWTVPLLWLHAGAAVYAALIACGMWVFDRTLWLGAGLMLPLLLFPVVIASAFTRAISSNGAMNGCDSGVNNGLTPLVRTAWQVLVFWTFFLAVVPAAIGLVERELGVPVWEGIKPWRRLAAGAMFAGASAIGLWSATAMAIRGRGTPLPTDPAVELVTTGPYAWVRNPMAVAGLLQGLSVAIYLGSGLTLAYVLLGCAIWQVAVRPQEERELLARFGERYEAYRRRVRCWLPRWGGDGVRVR from the coding sequence GTGGAGAGCACTCGAGCGAATCCCGGTGAGGCGGCGCGTGCGTTCGCGTGCACGTACCTGGCGCTTGAGGGCGCGGGGATCGTGGCGTTCTGGGCCGTACTGTGGCTTGTTCCCGGTGTGCGAAGTCACTTCGTGATGGCGGGCGCGCCGGATGCAACGTTTCTAGCGTTCGTGCTCGCGGATGCGGTGTTCTTGCCCGTGGCGGCTTGGGCGGGGGCGTGGGCGATCAAGCGCGGGGCGCGATGGACCGTGCCGCTTCTGTGGCTGCACGCGGGGGCGGCGGTGTACGCGGCGCTTATCGCTTGCGGCATGTGGGTGTTCGATCGGACGCTGTGGCTGGGTGCGGGGCTGATGCTGCCGTTGCTGCTCTTTCCGGTTGTGATCGCGAGCGCGTTCACGCGGGCGATTTCGTCGAATGGAGCAATGAACGGTTGCGATTCCGGAGTGAACAACGGGCTCACGCCGCTGGTCCGCACCGCGTGGCAGGTGCTGGTGTTCTGGACGTTCTTCCTGGCGGTCGTGCCCGCGGCGATCGGACTGGTCGAACGCGAGCTCGGCGTGCCGGTGTGGGAGGGCATCAAACCGTGGCGGCGGTTGGCAGCGGGCGCGATGTTCGCAGGCGCCAGCGCGATCGGATTGTGGAGCGCGACAGCGATGGCGATTCGCGGGCGGGGCACGCCGCTGCCGACCGATCCGGCCGTTGAGTTGGTGACGACGGGTCCGTATGCGTGGGTGCGGAATCCCATGGCGGTGGCGGGGCTCTTACAGGGGTTGTCGGTGGCGATCTACCTGGGCTCGGGTCTCACGCTCGCTTATGTGCTGCTGGGGTGCGCGATCTGGCAGGTGGCGGTGCGGCCGCAGGAGGAACGGGAACTGCTGGCGCGGTTCGGGGAGCGGTATGAGGCGTATCGGCGGCGGGTGCGGTGCTGGCTGCCGCGGTGGGGTGGGGATGGTGTCCGCGTGCGATGA